The genome window ACATACAACTGCATTACGTAAGAAGGATCCACCCCATGAACAAGATTCCGTTCCGCTCCTCGGTGACCACCCAGGGACGCAACGCCTCCGGCGCCCGCTCCCTGTGGCGGGCCACGGGCATGACCGACGAAGATTTCGAGAAGCCGATCATCGCCGTCGCGAACTCGTACACCCAGTTCGTCCCGGGTCACGTCCACCTCAAGAACGTCGGCGACATCGTCGCTGAAGCCGTGAAGGAGGCCGGTGGTGTCGCCCGCGAGTTCAACACCATCGCCGTGGACGACGGCATCGCCATGGGCCACTCCGGCATGCTGTACTCCCTGCCGAGCCGTGAGATCATCTCCGACTCCGTCGAATACATGGTCAACGCCCACCAGGCGGACGCCATCGTCTGTATCTCCAACTGCGACAAAATCACCCCGGGAATGCTCAACGCCGCGATGCGGCTGAATATCCCGGTGGTCTTCGTCTCCGGTGGTCCGATGGAGGCGGGCAAGGCCGTGATCGTCGACGGTGTGGCCCACGCCCCCACCGACCTGATCACCACGATCTCCGCCTCCGCGAACGACCAGGTCACCCAGCAGGGCCTGCTCACCGTCGAGCAAGCAGCCTGCCCGACCTGTGGTTCCTGTTCCGGTATGTTCACCGCGAACTCGATGAACTGCCTCACCGAGGCGCTCGGGCTGTCCCTGCCTGGCAACGGATCCACCCTGGCCACCCACACCGCCCGGAAAAACCTCTTCTCCGAGGCCGGACGCCTCGTCGTCGACCTGTGTCGCCGCTACTACGGCGAGGGAGACACGTCCGTGCTGCCCCGCAGCATCGCGACCAAGGAGGCCTTCCAGAATTCGATGGCCCTCGACATGGCCATGGGCGGGTCCACGAACACGGTGCTGCACATCCTCGCCGCCGCCCAGGAGGGTGGCGTCGACTTCGACCTGCAGGACATCGACGACCTCTCGAAGAATGTGCCCTGCTTGTCGAAGGTCGCCCCCAACGCCGACTACCACATGGAGGATGTCCACCGCGCCGGCGGTATCCCCCGCATCCTCGGCGAACTGTGGCGTGGCGGAAAACTCAACGAAAACGTCCACACCGTGCACTCCGCGTCCATCGCCGAGTGGCTGGAGCACTGGGACATCTCCGCGGAGAACCCCGCCCAGGAAGCCATCGACCTGTACCACGCCGCCCCCGGCGGCGTGCGCACGACCGAGCCCTTCTCCACCAGCAATGTGTGGGACAGTCTCGATCTCGATGACGCCCACGGCTGTATCCACTCCGTGGAGAACGCCATCACGGCCGACGGCGGCCTGGTCATCCTGCGCGGCAACCTCTCTCCCGACGGCGCGGTGATCAAGTCCGCCGGTATCGACGAGTCCCTGTGGCACTTCTCCGGTCCCGCCCTGGTCGTCGAGTCCCAGGAGGAGGCGGTGCAGGTGATCCTCAAGAAGAAGATCAAGGAGGGCAATGTCATCATCGTCCGGTACGAAGGACCGGCCGGTGGCCCGGGTATGCAGGAGATGCTGCACCCGACCGCCTTCCTCAAGGGCTCCGGTATGGGCAAGAAGTGTGCCCTGGTTACCGACGGCCGATTCTCCGGCGGTTCCTCCGGAATTTCGGTCGGCCATGTCTCCCCCGAGGCCGCCGCCGGTGGTCTCATCGGCCTGGTCCGGGACGGGGACATCGTCACCATCGACGTCCACAATCGCCAGCTCAATGTGGAGATCTCCGATGAGGAGATCGCCGCCCGCCGGGCGGAGATGGAGGCCTCCGAGCGCCCGTGGAAGCCGGTCGCCCGCCAGCGCAAGGTCACCAAGGCCCTGCGCGCCTACGCGAAGATGGCGGCCAGCGCCGACAAGGGCGCGGTCCGCATCGTCGAGGACGACTAGGCCCGTCTCAGAAATCCCCCCTGCCCCGGCGGTCGGCTGAGCGGAGGGGGATTCGCTCACCCGGAGGACACCGGCTCCACCGCCTAGACTGAGCGACCATGGTCGACAACAGCGCAGTCACCCCCGGCACCATCACCGTCCACGATGCCCACCTGCGCAATCTCCGCCACGTCACCGTGGAGGCGCCCCGCAACGCCCTGGTCGCGGTGACCGGGGTATCCGGGTCAGGGAAGTCCTCGCTGGCGTTCGGGACGATTCACGGGGAGGCGCAGCGTCGCTACCTGGAGTCCGTCGCACCCTTCGCGCGGCGTCTCATTGCCGGGGCCGTGGATCCGAAGGTCGCCCGAATCGACGGGCTGCCGCCGACGGTCGCCCTCGAGCAGAACCGCACCGGCGGAGGTGCCCGGTCGACGGTGGGGACGTTCTCCACGGTGTCGAATTCGGTGCGGCTGCTGTACTCCCGCTGCGGCGCCTATCCCGCTGAACTGCGTGACCGGGTCGGCCGACTGGACTCGGACCACTTCTCCCCCAACACCGCCGCCGGGATGTGCCCAACGTGCCAAGGCACCGGGACAGTCCACGCGCCGACGGAAACGTCGATGGTGCCGGACGCCTCCCTGTCCATTGATGACGGTGCGATCGCCGCCTGGCCTGGCGCGTGGCTGGGCAAGAACTTCCACGACATCCTGGTCACGCTCGGTTACCGTACGGATCTCCCCTGGCGGGAGCTGGATCAGGAGGACCGGGACTGGATCCTGTTCACCGGGGAGAAGCCGGTGGTCACGGTCCATCCGGTGCGTGGCGCCCACCAGGTACAGCGCACCTACGAGGGCACGTGGCGTTCGGTCTCGACCTATCTGCAGGAGACATTGGCCGCGACGAACTCCGAATCGACGAGGACGCGTGTCCTGTCGTTCATGGACCACGCGCAGTGCCCGAGTTGTGCCGGACGCCGCCTCATCGCCGACGCCCTCCAGGTCACCTGGCGGGGCCTTCCCGTGGACGCGCTCAACGCACTGTCACTGGCGGAGCTCCGCGACCTGCTGCGTCCGCCGGGCACAGGCCTCGGGGGCGGCACCTCCACCCACACCGCCCATGCCGCGGACGCCGCCGCTGAAGCAGAACGGCTGCTGCTCGACCAGCTCTCCCCCACCGTCGATGCAGCGATCGACCTTGGCCTGGGGCATCTCAGCCTGGACCGTGCCGCGTCCACCCTGTCCGCCGGGGAGATGCAGCGCCTGCGGCTGGCCTCGCAGTTGCACTCGGGCCTGTTCGGGGTGGTGTATGTCCTCGACGAACCATCGGCCGGTCTGCATCCGACCGAGCGCACCGCGGTGCGTGAGCTCATGGATCGCTTCCTGGCCGCCGGTAACAGCGTCATTCTCGTGGAGCATGACATGGCGCTGGTGACCGGGGCGGACCATGTCATCGATGTGGGCCCGGGTGCCGGAGAACTCGGCGGGGAGATCCTGTGGTCCGGCCCGGTCGAGGGGCTGGCTATGCAGGACACCCCGACCGGCCGGGCCCTCGCGGCGTCCTTCCCGGTCCTTAAGGACACCCCGCGGGACGCCTCCGAGACGGTCCGGGTGACGTCCACCGAACGCACCCTCGATGTGGACACCACGCTCGGTCTCGGCCACTTCACGGCGGTGACCGGTATTTCCGGGTCCGGGAAGTCCACCCTGGTCTCGCAGGTACTGCCCGACGTGCTCGCCGACGCAGGTCTGCGGACACTGCTCATCACCCAGCAGCCGATCGGTCGGACACCCCGGTCGACGCTCGCCACCTACACCGGCCTGTTCGACCGGGTCCGTAAGCTCTTCGCGCAGACCGAGGAGGCGCAGGCGCGTCAGTGGTCGGTCTCCCGGTTCTCCTACAACGTCACCGAGGGTCGCTGCCCGACGTGCAACGGCGAGGGCACGATCGAGGTGGAGCTGGTGTTCCTGCCCGGCAGTTACACGACCTGCCCGGACTGTCAAGGGGCGCGGTACAACGCGGAGACCCTGGAGATCACCTGGCACGGGTACACGGTGGCGGACATCCTCGATCTCACCGTGGCGGAGGCGCAGGAGGTCTTCGCCGACGAACCACAGATCGCCGCGGCACTGCAGGCCTTGCATGCTGTGGGCCTGGACTACCTGCGGCTGGGCCAGGGCGCTCCGGAGTTGTCCGGCGGTGAGGCGCAACGGATCAAGTTGGCCACCGAACTGCAACGCTCCGGCAGGACGAGACGGAAGACACCGACGGTGCACCTGTTCGATGAACCGACGACGGGTCTGCATCCGGCGGATGTGGACCTGCTGATCACCGAGCTGCACCGGCTCGTGGACGCCGGAGACACCGTCGTGGTTGTCGAACATGACCTGAGGGTCATCGCGCAGGCGGACCGGGTGATCGACCTCGGGCCGGGTGCGGGGACCGACGGCGGGCGGATCATCGCTGACGGAACACCGGCCCAGATCGCGGTATCGGATACGGCGACAGGGCGGGCGCTGGCCGCTGTCTCCCGCTAGCCCAGCTCTGGGGTCAGAACGGGTTCCCACCGCCGGTGAGCAGCCACAGTGCCGCAGCACCGGCCAGGCCGATGAGCGCCCACAGCCAGGCGGACGCCCGCGGCCTGGTCGCCCAACCTCGGGAGACATCGGCGCTGTAGCGTCCGGGCCCGGTGAAGATGAGAACCAGGCCGAGCAGTCCCAGTAGGGCCCAGGTCTGGACGTCCTTGCTCATCGCGTAGGGCCAGTATCCGGCGCCGGACTGCGAGAGCTCGAAGAGCGCCAGGAAACTCGTCCCCACCAGGGCGACGGCGCCTCCGACCGGCGTCGCCAGGCCCAGCAGCAGCAGTCCACCACCGACGAGTTGAGCGACGGGCAGGGCGATCGCGAGGATGCCGGACGCGGTGACGTCGGACAGTCGACTCTCCAGGGCGTCGACGCCCGGGTCCCCACCGAAACCGAAGAGGGTCTGGGCACCGCGCAGGATGAGCAGGACGCCGACGATGACGCGCAGCAACAGCAGCCCGAAATCGAGGGTCCCGCGCGGGGCGGCTGCCACAGCGTCAACGTCGGCCGGTCCTCCGTCGAGGTCCCCGACCGGGCGGGTGTCGTCGAGCACAACAGTTCCGTGGTCGGTGCCGTCACCACGGGCATAGGCGTCATCACCGGCGGGTGCCCCGAGTGGGACGGCCACCGGATCGAAGACCCGGGTGGCGGCGTCCGCATCGTCGAGGTCTTCGGCTGCTACCGACGTGCCTACGGACGTCTCCGTGGAGGTGTCTGCAGACGTCTCCGATGCGGAGGTGAAAACAGTGGTCGCTGCCTCGTCCGCTGCGTCCGCTGCGTCCGCCGCGTCCGCCCCAGTAGCGACGTCAGGTTCGGGGGCAGGTTCCGTCGCAGGAGTCTTCGGCTCGATCTTCTGGGGCCGGGCCCGACCGGTCACCGCGTAGATATCACGCAGGGGACGCTCAGGGGCGTCGGGGACGTCGATGTCACCGAGGTCGTCCACAGCCTCGAGGTCGGTGTCCGGGTGGCGAGGGTCCTTCGTCTCATCAGTCACATCCCCACCCTAGACACCGAAACTCTCCCGGAGCGGTAGACACGACCGACACAACCGACACTCCCCGGGATGGGCATCTAGTCTGGGCGACACCAGCACAGTCAGAGCCAGGAGAACACCATGGGATATGTGGAGGCCGGCGGCTACGACCGCGACATGAACTA of Corynebacterium terpenotabidum Y-11 contains these proteins:
- a CDS encoding DoxX family protein, with the protein product MTDETKDPRHPDTDLEAVDDLGDIDVPDAPERPLRDIYAVTGRARPQKIEPKTPATEPAPEPDVATGADAADAADAADEAATTVFTSASETSADTSTETSVGTSVAAEDLDDADAATRVFDPVAVPLGAPAGDDAYARGDGTDHGTVVLDDTRPVGDLDGGPADVDAVAAAPRGTLDFGLLLLRVIVGVLLILRGAQTLFGFGGDPGVDALESRLSDVTASGILAIALPVAQLVGGGLLLLGLATPVGGAVALVGTSFLALFELSQSGAGYWPYAMSKDVQTWALLGLLGLVLIFTGPGRYSADVSRGWATRPRASAWLWALIGLAGAAALWLLTGGGNPF
- the ilvD gene encoding dihydroxy-acid dehydratase, translated to MNKIPFRSSVTTQGRNASGARSLWRATGMTDEDFEKPIIAVANSYTQFVPGHVHLKNVGDIVAEAVKEAGGVAREFNTIAVDDGIAMGHSGMLYSLPSREIISDSVEYMVNAHQADAIVCISNCDKITPGMLNAAMRLNIPVVFVSGGPMEAGKAVIVDGVAHAPTDLITTISASANDQVTQQGLLTVEQAACPTCGSCSGMFTANSMNCLTEALGLSLPGNGSTLATHTARKNLFSEAGRLVVDLCRRYYGEGDTSVLPRSIATKEAFQNSMALDMAMGGSTNTVLHILAAAQEGGVDFDLQDIDDLSKNVPCLSKVAPNADYHMEDVHRAGGIPRILGELWRGGKLNENVHTVHSASIAEWLEHWDISAENPAQEAIDLYHAAPGGVRTTEPFSTSNVWDSLDLDDAHGCIHSVENAITADGGLVILRGNLSPDGAVIKSAGIDESLWHFSGPALVVESQEEAVQVILKKKIKEGNVIIVRYEGPAGGPGMQEMLHPTAFLKGSGMGKKCALVTDGRFSGGSSGISVGHVSPEAAAGGLIGLVRDGDIVTIDVHNRQLNVEISDEEIAARRAEMEASERPWKPVARQRKVTKALRAYAKMAASADKGAVRIVEDD
- a CDS encoding ATP-binding cassette domain-containing protein — protein: MVDNSAVTPGTITVHDAHLRNLRHVTVEAPRNALVAVTGVSGSGKSSLAFGTIHGEAQRRYLESVAPFARRLIAGAVDPKVARIDGLPPTVALEQNRTGGGARSTVGTFSTVSNSVRLLYSRCGAYPAELRDRVGRLDSDHFSPNTAAGMCPTCQGTGTVHAPTETSMVPDASLSIDDGAIAAWPGAWLGKNFHDILVTLGYRTDLPWRELDQEDRDWILFTGEKPVVTVHPVRGAHQVQRTYEGTWRSVSTYLQETLAATNSESTRTRVLSFMDHAQCPSCAGRRLIADALQVTWRGLPVDALNALSLAELRDLLRPPGTGLGGGTSTHTAHAADAAAEAERLLLDQLSPTVDAAIDLGLGHLSLDRAASTLSAGEMQRLRLASQLHSGLFGVVYVLDEPSAGLHPTERTAVRELMDRFLAAGNSVILVEHDMALVTGADHVIDVGPGAGELGGEILWSGPVEGLAMQDTPTGRALAASFPVLKDTPRDASETVRVTSTERTLDVDTTLGLGHFTAVTGISGSGKSTLVSQVLPDVLADAGLRTLLITQQPIGRTPRSTLATYTGLFDRVRKLFAQTEEAQARQWSVSRFSYNVTEGRCPTCNGEGTIEVELVFLPGSYTTCPDCQGARYNAETLEITWHGYTVADILDLTVAEAQEVFADEPQIAAALQALHAVGLDYLRLGQGAPELSGGEAQRIKLATELQRSGRTRRKTPTVHLFDEPTTGLHPADVDLLITELHRLVDAGDTVVVVEHDLRVIAQADRVIDLGPGAGTDGGRIIADGTPAQIAVSDTATGRALAAVSR